Below is a window of Nocardia asteroides DNA.
GGCAGCAACAGCATCGAGCCGAAGTACCCGGTGGCGAACAGCGCCAGCAGCGCGGCGGAGCTGCCGGTGGTGCGGTTGCCGAGCACCCGCAGATCCAGCAGCGGCACCGGGGTGCGCAGCGACCGCAGCACGAAGGCGACGATGAGACCGGCCCCGGCCAGCAACGGGACCAGCACCGACGGCGTCGCGAAGCCCGCGCTCTCCCCCGCCGCGGTCACGCCGTAGATGACCAGCGCGAGTCCGGGCGACATCAGCGCCAGCCCCACCACGTCGAGCGGGCGCGGCGGCTCCGGCGCGTCGTCGGGCACCACCCGCGCGGCCAGCACCAGCACCAGCGCGCCCAGCGGCAGGTTCAGCAGGAACATCCAGCGCCACGACACCTCGTCGATGAGGTAGCCGCCGATCACCGGACCCAGCAGCGGACCGACCAGGATGGCCAGCCCGAGCGTGCTCATCAGCCTGCCCAGCCGCTCCGGGCCCGCCGCGCGCAGCAGGATGGTCATGGCGACCGGCATCAGCAGGCCCCCGCTCGCGCCCTGGATCACCCGGAAGGCGATGAGCGACTGGAGGTTCCAGGCCAGCCCCGCCAGCACCGAGCCGAGCGCGAACGCGGCGATGGCGGTGAGGTAGAGCCGCTTGGCGCCGAACCGGCCGACCAACCAGGCCGAGGTCGGCACCACCGCGCCGAGGGCGAGTGAGTAGCCGGTGGCCACCCACTGGATGGCGCTCAGGCCCGCGTCGAATTCGATCGAGAGCCGGTTGATGGCGACGTTGACGATCGTCTGATCGAGGGTCGCCATGATCATCCCGACCACCAGCACCAGCGCGATGCGCATCGGATCGCGGGTGCCGGGCGGGGTGGTGGGTGCGGTCGTGGTGAGCATGGCCGTCACTTCCCGTACGGGCGGACGGCGCGGGCGGTGCGCAGCGCCTCGCCCCACCAGGTCAGCTGGTCGAGCAGGACCGCGGCGGCGGTGTCGGCGGCATCGGCGTCGAGCAGCTCGCCCGCGTCGTCGAAGCGGCCCCACGGGTGCGGCAGCGCGACCGAGTCGCGGACGGTGACCGCGTGCAGTTCGGCGAAGACCGGCCGCAGGTGCTCCACGGCGCGCAGGCCGCCGGAGATGCCGCCGTAGGAGACGAAGCCGACCGGTTTGGCCTGCCATTCGGTGTGGTGGGTGTCGATCAGGTTCTTCAGCGTGCCCGGGTAGCTGTGGTTGTACTCGGGGGTCACCACGACGAAGGCGTCGGCGCGGGCGAGGGTGTCGGTCGCCGCGGCGACGGACGGGTGGTCGGTCGCGGCGCCGAAGGCCAGGGGCAGTTCGACCGCGCCGGTGTCGACGATGTCGACGGCGAGGGTGTCGCGCAGCCGCGCCTGGCGGACGAACCAGTCGGCGACCGTCGGGCCGAAGCGCCCCGCCCTGGTGCTGCCGATGACGACGGTGACCCGCAGCGGGTCGTTCGCGGTGCTGACGTGCTCAGCCGTGGCGCTCATGCTGCATCCTCTTGCTCGGTGGCGGCCGCTCGGCCGCCGCTCCGCACCACGGTGCTACCTCAACCATCCTTCAGGTCAAGCGGCGGGTTTCCAGCCCTTGACCGGAATACCCCCTATGGGTATATAGTTGCATCAGTACGCAGAT
It encodes the following:
- a CDS encoding DHA2 family efflux MFS transporter permease subunit; this encodes MLTTTAPTTPPGTRDPMRIALVLVVGMIMATLDQTIVNVAINRLSIEFDAGLSAIQWVATGYSLALGAVVPTSAWLVGRFGAKRLYLTAIAAFALGSVLAGLAWNLQSLIAFRVIQGASGGLLMPVAMTILLRAAGPERLGRLMSTLGLAILVGPLLGPVIGGYLIDEVSWRWMFLLNLPLGALVLVLAARVVPDDAPEPPRPLDVVGLALMSPGLALVIYGVTAAGESAGFATPSVLVPLLAGAGLIVAFVLRSLRTPVPLLDLRVLGNRTTGSSAALLALFATGYFGSMLLLPLYFQVVRGESALVAGALGIPFALASGATMQVAGRLIDRIPPGRYLPVSITVALTGFVLFVVQLDADAPYWALGLTMLLMGAGGGGTMMPVITTATRPLSREQAPAGSTVLNMISTTSMAIGTAVSSVTLGALLPVTGGLQALHGLDQAERAALAPALAEAFQHTYVLAPIMIALALIPALLLPRRAPA
- a CDS encoding NADPH-dependent FMN reductase, with amino-acid sequence MSATAEHVSTANDPLRVTVVIGSTRAGRFGPTVADWFVRQARLRDTLAVDIVDTGAVELPLAFGAATDHPSVAAATDTLARADAFVVVTPEYNHSYPGTLKNLIDTHHTEWQAKPVGFVSYGGISGGLRAVEHLRPVFAELHAVTVRDSVALPHPWGRFDDAGELLDADAADTAAAVLLDQLTWWGEALRTARAVRPYGK